In the genome of Lathyrus oleraceus cultivar Zhongwan6 chromosome 4, CAAS_Psat_ZW6_1.0, whole genome shotgun sequence, the window TGCAGTTTCTCCAAGGTTTTAGACAAGGAAGAGAAGATCCATAGAATGAAGCATGAGTCAAGGCAAACAACAGGCAGTACCAACAGCAACTTAGATTTCCCAGAGAAGTCATTGATGTTCCCCAAATGCTCAACAAGCTCAAACGCTTCACATGCAACAAAGTACATCACCCCAAGAAGCACAACTCTATGGGCAACCCCTTGCGCGCCAAGTGTAGGACGAACAACACCATATCCCATAGATACAACAAGCAAAAGCAGCCTCGAAAGTGTCTTCTTAACAGAGGTGAAAGTAACCGCCCATATGGTAATTCCCATAGGCCTACTACCAGTAACATTGAAATTGGCATACTCAAAATACCATAAAGCCATCTCACACATTCCAAGAGCAATAACAGCAGTAATGTGGTAGTGAAGGTGAACATGAATAATATCCTTCTCTTTCCAAAACTGAAGAAACCTCAAAAACCATAGAAGACCAAGTAACAGATAAGCCAAAGACATGAAACCGTAAAGGGTCATAAGAGGTGCCATTTTACCAGGAAGATAACCATTAGGATTTCTCCATACAGTTTTTCCTGTAACAGTAGTCCCTTTCAGGTTAGGATCACAAAACATGAAGTAAAGATAATACATCCCAGTAGCATTGATTTCAACAATTTGAGGATCCATATGAGCAACTTCACCGATTCCTCGGAAGAAGGTTTTGATCCGTTTGGGAAAGTCAGGATTATCAGGATTATTATGAATGATAACTTCACCAACATTACAGTTATATTCTTTAGCAAGATCAGGGGTACAGCAAATTAAATCAGACTTGGGATTAAAATAGAACCCACCGATTCTGTTTCTGTCTTTAACTTCAAGAATAATTGCTTCAACAAGACCAGTATGGGTTTGCATTTGGCCATAGGAGATAGCAGATTCTCTGGGTCTGTTGAACGACACCGTTTCGAACCTGAATTGAATTGAAAAGAATGAAACCTAAACCCCAACCCTAATCTAACCGTAATAGTGAGTGAAAAGAAAAGAGTGTGAGATTGGTAATACCTGATGAAAGATGAAGAAGAGGAGAAGATAGCTTCTGTTCCGGCGTGGAAGAAGAAAGCGTTGGAACGGTGAGTGAAGGGTTCGTTGTTGTAGTGATGAATTGAAGCATTGACGTTTACAAGAATGGTAAGAAAGAGTGCATAATAGATCAAGTTGACACTCTTGAACCCCATCATCATCAGAATGAAGAAAGAGAAAAATGAGAGAGCATCGATAGTAGTAACAAGTTAGGTTGAGTAAACGTTAAGTTGACTGTGATTCTGGATTCATCTCTCACTCACCTCGTCTCAACCTTTTCAACTTTAACACCATGGCCACTCTATCTCTATCAATGTCACGTGGGATTATCGTAACAGATCTTATCTCCTTTTCGATATTCCTTTTAAGATTTttaaacacaaatttaaaaataCAATAATATTGTTATAGTaagaaaaaatatttattttaaaatgaatGTCATTTTCATTTATCAATGTAGAAATGATTGTAATTTAGTAAAAGTGTAATGTGTGAAGACAAATTTCCTATAAGATTTTGATGAAGATAATATATTAAGCTCTCCATAACAAAATAATGGAAAAAAGAAGATCATTTCAACATTGCTCAAGTTTTTCATAGATCTAGTAAAGGTATATGGAATTCTTGACAATATACTCTTAGTGCTCAAAAGTTTTCATCATTCTTTGCACCATTTCATCATAACTTTCCATGATAAAAACTTGCATCTTTTCATGATCAATTCTCTGATTTCCATTCTAACCATGGTCATGTTATGATTGAAGGGATGCATTAATACTATAAATAATCCTTATATTTTCATTACAAAATTCACCTCTTTCAAACCAATTTGCAAAATCTCTATACATTCATTTTCATCTATTTCTCCTATTAAGAtacttttgaaaaataattttcatatcattttcttcaaaagtactcttgagcacttagagattattttgttttgaaatttcatattgaaagagaagaagattaTAATCAATTGATTAAAGTCTTATCCAATACAATTATTCATATATTCATTCAATTACTTTGTAAAATCCTAAGTACCAAGGATTGTTTGGTTTTAGGTGTATTGCTTAggatccaggattgttggatataagtgtcaagaaaaggaaggattgttttcttttcttgtgagttaagttttcaagaggattgttcttgatTACTTAGTTAAAGGCTTGCTTTAGGAGATCTAAcaataataaaatctcttacacATTGTAAGGGGATTTGAGTACTCTCAAGTTGTGAGGGGAACCAGTATAATTCCTGGTGTTCTTTACTTTATGCTCTTTATCGCTTTCAACATCATACCAATCCAGAAAAGAAAAGAATCTTATCCACCAAATCCGAATAAATTTCTAAAAGTCCTAATTCACCCCCTCTTAGGCTCATTCCTaacttacatttggcatcagAGTAGGTTCTGGTAACTTGCTCCACAGATCCAGACAATGGCTTCCGTAAGCGTAAACCCGGTGTTTAAGGATGAAGGTAGTAGCAACAAACCACCTCTATTTTCTGGCGAATattttgatttctggaaaatccgcatgaaagcacatttagaagcacaaggaAATTGTATTTGGGAAACCGTAGAAAATGGTCcgtgtagcggggtattcgttacctttagatttattgactaaatcaaaagtaaatcatacaatttgagtcgccaccgcacttctatttatccaaaggaaaagttagaaagcgaacaaaaaccgagaa includes:
- the LOC127076783 gene encoding uncharacterized protein LOC127076783; its protein translation is MMMGFKSVNLIYYALFLTILVNVNASIHHYNNEPFTHRSNAFFFHAGTEAIFSSSSSFIRFETVSFNRPRESAISYGQMQTHTGLVEAIILEVKDRNRIGGFYFNPKSDLICCTPDLAKEYNCNVGEVIIHNNPDNPDFPKRIKTFFRGIGEVAHMDPQIVEINATGMYYLYFMFCDPNLKGTTVTGKTVWRNPNGYLPGKMAPLMTLYGFMSLAYLLLGLLWFLRFLQFWKEKDIIHVHLHYHITAVIALGMCEMALWYFEYANFNVTGSRPMGITIWAVTFTSVKKTLSRLLLLVVSMGYGVVRPTLGAQGVAHRVVLLGVMYFVACEAFELVEHLGNINDFSGKSKLLLVLPVVCLDSCFILWIFSSLSKTLEKLQTRRNLAKLEIYRKFTNTLAVSVLLSIAWIGFELYFNATDPLSELWQIAWIIPAFWSLLSYTLLLVICVLWAPSRNPTRYAYLEGTDDIDEEGISLTSSIAKMSGDVTANLERKERKGSSATNLTIAEDIEEDKRE